A single Paenibacillus kribbensis DNA region contains:
- the moaA gene encoding GTP 3',8-cyclase MoaA yields MTNRSDDQWNRPLRDLRISVIDRCNFRCRYCMPEEIFGHDYPFLPKERILTFEEITRLSRIFVSLGVTKLRITGGEPLLRKDLSSLIHSLTQLEGVEDIAMTTNGVFLPKYAAALREAGLARVTVSLDSLDDERFRRMNGGKSSVKAVLDGIDAAAQAGMQVKINMVVQKGFNDQDIVPMADYFQKKKHILRFVEFMDVGNTNGWKLDQVVSKQQILHTIHEHMPLEPVPPQYTGEVATRYRYRDREGEIGIISSVTDAFCSTCTRARISAEGSLYTCLFASQGYELRTMLRSEQSDDEIRAYVERVWRGRTDRYSEERLTHTQRTLSKIEMSHIGG; encoded by the coding sequence ATGACAAACCGCAGCGACGATCAATGGAATCGTCCGTTACGGGACTTGAGAATATCCGTTATAGACAGATGTAATTTTCGGTGCCGGTATTGTATGCCGGAAGAAATCTTTGGGCATGACTATCCGTTTTTGCCAAAAGAAAGAATATTGACCTTTGAGGAAATTACACGCCTTTCCCGTATTTTTGTCTCGCTTGGCGTCACGAAGCTGCGTATTACTGGCGGTGAGCCGTTGCTGAGAAAGGACTTATCCTCGCTCATTCATTCGTTAACCCAACTCGAAGGGGTCGAAGATATTGCAATGACGACGAACGGCGTATTTTTGCCTAAGTATGCTGCGGCACTTCGAGAAGCAGGATTGGCGAGAGTAACGGTTAGTCTGGATTCGCTGGATGATGAGCGATTCCGCCGAATGAACGGTGGAAAAAGCAGCGTAAAGGCCGTACTGGATGGTATTGATGCTGCGGCTCAGGCGGGGATGCAGGTGAAAATAAACATGGTCGTGCAAAAGGGCTTCAACGATCAGGATATTGTGCCTATGGCAGACTATTTTCAAAAGAAAAAGCATATTTTGCGTTTTGTTGAATTTATGGACGTAGGCAACACCAATGGCTGGAAATTGGATCAGGTCGTTTCCAAGCAGCAAATCCTCCATACCATTCATGAGCACATGCCCTTGGAGCCTGTTCCGCCCCAGTACACAGGTGAGGTGGCGACGCGTTACAGGTATCGGGACAGAGAAGGGGAGATCGGCATTATTTCGTCTGTTACGGATGCCTTCTGCTCCACATGTACACGAGCGAGAATTTCTGCTGAAGGCTCCTTGTACACGTGTCTGTTTGCCTCTCAAGGGTATGAGCTTCGGACGATGCTGCGTTCCGAACAGTCCGATGATGAGATTAGGGCTTACGTTGAGCGTGTTTGGAGAGGGCGTACCGACCGCTATTCTGAGGAACGGCTGACCCATACGCAGCGAACATTGTCCAAAATTGAAATGTCACACATTGGCGGGTGA
- a CDS encoding molybdenum cofactor biosynthesis protein MoaE, protein MQYRIQLSAAMAEQFGDVITVELSQEIVTIADIRKRLYEQYSEVASQLQGSFFTHHKRLASPDEPVLPSDAIALLQSAPGMETVISKCGLFAITYDPIDADEVASKVQDPSHGASLTFNGTTREYTQGQRTVLLEYEAYVPMAMNTMKQIGDEIAERWPSTRTAMTHRLGTVRIGETSVVIAVSAAHRDACYEASRHAIERLKQIVPIWKKEVWEDGSEWKGHQLGGWNPHNTQ, encoded by the coding sequence ATGCAGTACCGTATTCAACTATCCGCGGCTATGGCGGAACAATTTGGTGACGTGATTACGGTGGAGCTTTCACAGGAAATCGTGACGATCGCAGACATTCGAAAAAGACTATATGAGCAATATTCGGAAGTAGCTTCACAGCTGCAGGGCTCTTTTTTTACCCACCATAAAAGGCTGGCTTCTCCTGACGAGCCTGTTCTTCCATCTGATGCAATCGCTCTTCTTCAATCGGCGCCTGGCATGGAAACGGTTATTTCAAAATGTGGGTTGTTCGCTATCACATACGACCCGATTGATGCCGATGAGGTGGCCTCCAAGGTGCAAGACCCTTCTCATGGGGCCTCGCTGACCTTTAATGGAACGACTCGGGAATATACGCAAGGTCAGCGAACCGTGCTGCTTGAATATGAGGCGTATGTCCCGATGGCGATGAATACGATGAAGCAAATTGGTGACGAAATTGCAGAGCGTTGGCCGTCTACTCGTACTGCAATGACACATCGGCTTGGCACGGTAAGGATTGGAGAGACGAGTGTGGTGATTGCTGTTTCTGCTGCACACCGCGATGCTTGCTACGAAGCCAGCCGTCATGCGATTGAACGGTTAAAGCAAATCGTACCGATTTGGAAAAAGGAAGTGTGGGAGGACGGCTCAGAGTGGAAGGGACACCAGCTGGGTGGCTGGAACCCTCATAATACCCAATAG
- a CDS encoding MoaD/ThiS family protein translates to MKYHIQVFAGLAELMGGPMVTVPTDQEAMTITALKGLLSERFPEAAAQLQSAFVARNQVYAAPEELVSIHDEIAIIPPVSGG, encoded by the coding sequence ATGAAATATCATATTCAGGTATTTGCCGGCCTTGCTGAACTTATGGGAGGGCCTATGGTCACGGTGCCTACTGATCAGGAAGCGATGACCATTACTGCGTTAAAAGGCTTGTTGTCTGAGCGTTTTCCTGAGGCAGCCGCCCAGTTGCAAAGTGCTTTTGTTGCCAGAAATCAAGTTTACGCTGCTCCAGAGGAGCTAGTAAGTATACATGACGAGATTGCGATCATTCCTCCGGTTTCAGGAGGTTAG
- the fdhF gene encoding formate dehydrogenase subunit alpha, translating to MIESTIKITLNGQELKANSSATILEIINENNIAHPQLCYVPEVDPIRTCDTCIVEVDGKLVRSCSTHAADGMNIHLHSDRAKAAQTEAMDRLLENHLLYCTVCDNNNGNCKLHNTAELMEIEHQKYPYRPKVDPTEVDMSHPFYRYDPNQCIACGQCVEVCQNLQVNETLSLDWEAERPRVKWDDGVAINDSSCVSCGQCVTVCPCNALMEKSMLGEAGFMSGMNKDLLNPMVDLIKEVEPGYSGIFAISEAEAAMRETRTKKTKTVCTFCGVGCSFEVWTKGRKILKVQPTSEGAVNGISTCVKGKFGWDFVNSDQRLTTPLIREGDEFVEATWEEALSLMASKMGAIKETYGGKALGFISSSKFTNEENYLMQKLARQIFQTNNVDNCSRYCQSPASWGLQYTGGIGGDSGTIKDIAQAGLVILVGCAPGEGHPVLATRIKRAHKLHGQKLISVDLRKHEMADRADLFIRPKQGTDYVWLSAVAKYIIDQNWHAAGFIEEHVNFYPEYLKLLETYTLEFAEQETGISKETLIQVATMIHEADGTAICWGMGVTQNIAGSYTSIAIANLLLVTGNFMRPGAGAYPLRGHNNVQGAADMGTMPDILPGYQPVTNDGIRAKFEAAYGVQIPNQRGLDNIQMLEAIKTGELKAMYIAGEEMAWVDADSNHTQEMLANLDFLVVQDVFLSKTAQFADVILPAVPSLEKDGTFTNTERRVQRLYEALRPVENSKPDWWIFSQFAKYMGFDWGYSHPREIFEEMASLTPFFSQCNYDVLEGWNSFHWGSTDGSNTPLLHTNGFNFPDKKARLGLFEYVPPVQYPAEFDLTLNNGRLLEQFHEGNMTTKSAGIQLKLPKVFVEVSPELAEERGVRDGSLVRLESPYGAVKLRVLVTDRVQGTEIYVPMHSTSHDGAVNLLTGGAFDVITRTPAYKQAKVRMQVLEVDGQNPLPRINPRYKKRHPQNGVEVDRKWNRPGYVDLVDQK from the coding sequence GTGATTGAAAGTACAATCAAAATTACATTAAACGGACAGGAGCTGAAAGCAAACAGCAGTGCAACAATTCTTGAAATCATTAATGAAAACAACATTGCCCATCCCCAACTGTGTTACGTTCCCGAAGTTGATCCGATCCGCACCTGTGACACCTGTATCGTTGAAGTAGATGGAAAGCTGGTGCGTTCCTGCTCGACACATGCTGCGGATGGTATGAATATTCATTTACATTCGGACCGTGCGAAAGCAGCTCAAACAGAGGCCATGGACCGACTACTGGAAAATCATCTCCTCTACTGCACGGTGTGCGATAACAACAACGGTAATTGTAAATTGCATAATACAGCAGAGCTTATGGAAATTGAACATCAAAAATATCCGTATCGACCGAAAGTCGACCCAACGGAAGTAGATATGTCCCATCCTTTTTACCGCTATGACCCCAATCAATGTATTGCATGCGGCCAGTGCGTAGAAGTATGCCAAAACCTTCAGGTCAACGAAACGCTGTCTCTTGACTGGGAAGCTGAACGCCCTCGCGTCAAATGGGATGACGGAGTTGCAATTAACGACTCCTCCTGCGTCAGCTGTGGTCAGTGTGTAACGGTCTGCCCATGCAATGCCTTGATGGAGAAATCCATGCTGGGAGAAGCAGGCTTCATGAGTGGCATGAATAAGGACTTATTAAATCCGATGGTGGATCTGATCAAGGAAGTGGAGCCAGGCTATAGCGGGATATTTGCCATTTCCGAGGCGGAAGCAGCAATGCGTGAAACCCGTACGAAAAAAACGAAAACCGTCTGCACATTCTGCGGCGTAGGCTGCAGTTTTGAGGTATGGACCAAAGGCCGCAAAATTTTAAAGGTACAGCCTACCTCGGAAGGGGCTGTCAACGGCATCTCGACGTGTGTTAAAGGGAAATTCGGCTGGGATTTTGTGAACAGCGATCAGCGTTTGACCACGCCTTTAATTCGTGAAGGCGACGAATTCGTGGAAGCAACCTGGGAAGAAGCACTAAGCCTGATGGCCAGCAAAATGGGAGCTATTAAAGAAACCTATGGCGGCAAGGCGCTCGGCTTTATTTCCTCGTCCAAATTTACCAATGAAGAAAATTATCTGATGCAAAAATTGGCGCGTCAGATCTTCCAGACGAATAATGTCGACAACTGCTCACGATATTGCCAATCTCCTGCGTCATGGGGACTGCAATACACCGGAGGCATCGGCGGAGACAGCGGTACGATTAAAGACATTGCTCAGGCAGGCTTGGTCATACTGGTCGGTTGTGCGCCTGGAGAAGGACATCCGGTGCTGGCTACCCGCATCAAACGTGCGCATAAGCTGCACGGACAAAAGCTGATTTCGGTGGATTTGCGCAAGCACGAAATGGCAGATCGCGCAGATCTGTTCATTCGCCCGAAGCAAGGTACGGATTATGTATGGTTATCTGCTGTAGCCAAATATATCATCGACCAAAACTGGCATGCTGCCGGATTCATTGAAGAACATGTCAATTTCTATCCTGAATATTTGAAATTGCTAGAAACCTACACGCTGGAATTTGCCGAACAGGAAACAGGCATTTCCAAAGAGACACTGATTCAGGTGGCAACTATGATTCATGAAGCCGATGGCACTGCCATTTGCTGGGGCATGGGCGTGACGCAAAATATCGCAGGCTCTTACACTTCGATTGCAATTGCCAACCTGCTGCTGGTAACTGGAAACTTTATGCGTCCAGGTGCAGGTGCGTACCCGCTTCGCGGACATAACAATGTTCAGGGTGCTGCCGACATGGGCACGATGCCGGACATTTTGCCTGGCTACCAGCCCGTGACGAACGATGGCATTCGCGCCAAGTTCGAAGCGGCCTACGGCGTACAAATTCCGAATCAACGCGGACTGGACAACATTCAAATGCTGGAGGCCATTAAAACTGGTGAGCTTAAAGCGATGTATATCGCTGGAGAAGAGATGGCATGGGTGGATGCGGACTCCAATCACACTCAGGAAATGCTGGCGAATCTGGATTTCCTTGTCGTCCAGGATGTATTCCTGAGCAAGACAGCACAATTCGCGGATGTTATTTTGCCAGCCGTACCTTCACTGGAAAAGGATGGAACCTTCACCAATACCGAACGTCGTGTACAGCGTTTGTATGAAGCGCTGCGCCCTGTGGAGAACAGCAAACCGGATTGGTGGATTTTCAGCCAATTTGCCAAGTACATGGGATTTGATTGGGGTTATAGTCATCCGCGTGAAATTTTTGAGGAAATGGCGTCACTTACCCCATTTTTCTCCCAATGTAATTATGACGTATTGGAAGGCTGGAACAGCTTCCATTGGGGATCGACGGATGGCAGCAATACGCCGCTGCTACACACCAACGGCTTTAATTTCCCCGATAAAAAGGCGCGTTTGGGACTTTTCGAATATGTACCGCCAGTACAGTATCCGGCTGAATTCGATCTGACCTTGAATAACGGCCGGCTGCTTGAACAATTCCATGAAGGAAATATGACAACCAAATCAGCAGGTATCCAGCTCAAGCTCCCCAAAGTATTTGTGGAGGTGTCGCCCGAATTGGCTGAGGAGCGCGGAGTCAGGGACGGATCGCTGGTCCGATTGGAATCGCCTTATGGTGCGGTGAAGCTGCGTGTTCTGGTCACAGATCGGGTACAGGGAACTGAAATCTATGTACCCATGCACTCCACCAGCCATGATGGTGCTGTAAACCTGTTAACCGGTGGAGCATTCGACGTGATTACCCGCACGCCTGCCTATAAACAAGCCAAGGTTCGGATGCAAGTTTTGGAGGTAGACGGTCAAAATCCGCTGCCGCGTATCAATCCACGCTACAAAAAACGGCATCCGCAAAATGGGGTTGAAGTGGATCGGAAGTGGAATCGTCCCGGTTACGTCGATTTGGTAGATCAAAAATAA
- the fdhD gene encoding formate dehydrogenase accessory sulfurtransferase FdhD, with product MEKPAEVRREILRCCDGQIKRFEDTVVTEHPVTIKINQQEFATMVCTPEYVEDMAIGFLASEGVIQRYDDIEDLWVQEKEGFVHIKTRRMNEFYQNFHSKRYITSCCGKSRQGFYFVNDAKVAKRMNDTHVTLSFDDCFRLMNLMQSSAHTFQETGGVHNAALCDKNGIILSRMDIGRHNALDKIYGYCLKNDIVLHDKIIVFSGRISSEILLKVAKIGCEVVLSKSAPTELALELAEDLGITTVGFIRSRSLNVYTHTERIDELVESKI from the coding sequence GTGGAAAAGCCGGCTGAGGTACGGCGCGAGATTTTGCGTTGTTGCGACGGACAAATCAAGCGTTTTGAGGACACTGTGGTGACGGAGCATCCGGTGACTATCAAAATCAATCAGCAGGAATTTGCAACCATGGTTTGTACACCGGAGTATGTGGAGGATATGGCAATAGGCTTTTTGGCCTCTGAAGGCGTCATTCAACGGTATGATGATATCGAAGACCTGTGGGTTCAGGAAAAAGAAGGCTTTGTTCATATCAAAACCCGCCGAATGAACGAGTTTTATCAAAACTTTCATTCCAAACGGTATATTACCTCCTGTTGCGGAAAAAGCAGACAGGGCTTCTATTTTGTGAATGATGCTAAAGTAGCCAAAAGAATGAATGATACTCATGTGACGCTGTCCTTTGACGACTGCTTTCGCCTGATGAATTTAATGCAAAGCTCGGCACATACATTCCAGGAGACTGGCGGAGTTCATAATGCCGCACTATGTGACAAAAACGGGATTATCCTGTCGAGAATGGATATTGGCCGTCACAATGCACTGGATAAAATCTATGGATATTGCTTGAAAAATGATATTGTATTACATGATAAAATCATTGTATTCAGTGGGCGCATTTCGTCTGAAATCTTGTTGAAGGTCGCGAAGATTGGCTGTGAAGTTGTTTTGTCCAAGTCAGCTCCCACAGAGCTTGCGCTTGAATTGGCTGAGGATCTGGGGATTACTACAGTCGGCTTTATACGAAGTCGTTCGTTAAATGTGTATACACATACTGAACGGATTGATGAATTGGTTGAATCTAAAATATAA